The Gemmatimonadota bacterium genome window below encodes:
- a CDS encoding YbjQ family protein — translation MILATIEAIPDHRVVQVLGLVRGASIRARHLGQDIVATMRNITGGELFEYTKVLAEAREEAVDRMVDEARALGANAVLGVRFQSAEVTRGAAEMLCYGTAVRVERATP, via the coding sequence ATGATCCTCGCGACGATCGAAGCCATCCCCGATCATCGCGTCGTCCAGGTCCTGGGGCTCGTGCGGGGTGCGAGCATCCGGGCGCGCCACCTCGGTCAGGACATCGTCGCCACCATGCGCAACATCACCGGCGGAGAGCTCTTCGAGTACACCAAGGTGCTCGCCGAGGCGCGGGAGGAAGCCGTCGACCGGATGGTCGACGAGGCGCGCGCTCTTGGCGCGAACGCCGTCCTGGGCGTACGCTTCCAGTCGGCCGAGGTGACGCGCGGGGCGGCGGAGATGCTGTGCTACGGCACGGCCGTGCGGGTCGAGCGCGCCACCCCGTAG
- a CDS encoding RNA polymerase sigma factor, with the protein MQLEVERELIAKCRAGGPRFFEPIVRAYEGPGLRLALGMLGDPDEARDALQDSFVKAWQSLGRFDPRRPFGPWFFQILRNRCRDLLRSRQARFKVEVLDEHLERNADDPARRPDQVRERAARKETLWKALERIAPEHREVLVLKELEGFRYQEIASILDIPDGTVASRLFHARKALKEALEDMGWSSPAGQAG; encoded by the coding sequence TTGCAACTGGAGGTCGAGCGGGAATTGATCGCGAAGTGCAGGGCCGGCGGCCCCCGCTTCTTCGAGCCGATCGTCCGGGCCTACGAAGGCCCGGGCCTGCGCCTTGCCCTCGGGATGCTCGGTGACCCCGACGAGGCGCGCGACGCGCTCCAGGATTCGTTCGTGAAAGCCTGGCAGTCGCTCGGACGATTCGACCCTCGGCGGCCGTTCGGACCCTGGTTCTTCCAGATCCTGCGCAACCGGTGCCGCGACCTGCTGCGCAGCCGGCAGGCCCGCTTCAAGGTGGAGGTGCTCGACGAGCACCTCGAGCGCAACGCGGACGACCCGGCCCGCCGCCCCGACCAGGTGCGGGAGCGGGCCGCGCGCAAGGAAACGTTGTGGAAGGCGCTCGAGCGCATCGCGCCCGAGCACCGCGAGGTGTTGGTGTTGAAGGAGCTGGAAGGATTCCGGTACCAGGAGATCGCGTCCATCCTGGACATCCCCGACGGAACCGTGGCCAGCCGCCTCTTCCACGCCCGCAAGGCGTTGAAGGAGGCGCTCGAGGACATGGGCTGGAGCTCCCCGGCGGGGCAGGCGGGCTAG
- the dacB gene encoding D-alanyl-D-alanine carboxypeptidase/D-alanyl-D-alanine-endopeptidase has product MERPEGSALTRPAASGDPAVIERVAAIIDRPPFDQMHWGIVAKDLHDGHLLLSLNAHHKFAPASNMKVLAGAAALSALGPEHRFRTPAFATGPLSGGTVRGALVVVGSGDPSFSDAFHPSWRTPFDRLADSLLAVGARRFDGPLVIDVAAWDSTSVPGSWMVEDLGWSWGASGGAFVVAGGQVALTLDAPSTVGAEVPVRSEPRLASGRLELDVRTAATDTAIVHSRPLGENGRIRLSGRVPPRWRRTLRIAQGDPVRVAGELLYQVLTERGIRFDGGLAFAWEREAELPGGCAAGRIASCPAAHRLATLTSPPLMELLDAALGPSDNWIMDQLTRALAQSSTGTGGWEQAGDAVAEELGRAYNVLAYDVDVVDGSGLSAYNLATPRALVDVLTQIRIRPEGERFRRALAEPGEAGTTLSGRLGSLGGRVFAKTGSLTHTNSLSGYLVRDNGRELVFSILTNASGLDGRAVRDVIDALVVELARW; this is encoded by the coding sequence GTGGAGCGGCCCGAAGGCAGCGCGCTGACGCGGCCGGCCGCTTCGGGCGACCCCGCGGTGATCGAGCGGGTGGCCGCGATCATCGATCGTCCTCCGTTCGACCAGATGCACTGGGGCATCGTCGCCAAGGATCTGCACGACGGCCACCTGCTCCTGTCCCTGAACGCGCACCACAAGTTCGCGCCGGCCTCCAACATGAAGGTGCTGGCCGGCGCGGCCGCGCTGAGCGCACTGGGGCCGGAGCACCGCTTCCGCACACCCGCGTTCGCCACCGGGCCGCTGAGCGGGGGCACGGTGCGCGGCGCGCTGGTGGTGGTGGGCTCGGGCGATCCCAGCTTCTCCGACGCCTTCCACCCGTCGTGGCGCACGCCGTTCGATCGCCTCGCCGACTCGCTGCTGGCCGTCGGCGCGCGCCGCTTCGATGGACCGCTCGTGATCGACGTGGCCGCGTGGGATTCGACGAGCGTGCCGGGCTCGTGGATGGTGGAGGACCTGGGCTGGTCGTGGGGCGCCTCGGGAGGCGCGTTCGTCGTGGCCGGCGGCCAGGTGGCGCTGACGCTCGACGCACCGTCCACCGTCGGCGCGGAGGTCCCGGTCCGCTCGGAGCCGCGGCTGGCGTCGGGCCGGCTCGAGCTGGACGTGCGTACGGCCGCCACCGACACGGCCATCGTCCATTCCCGTCCGCTGGGCGAGAACGGTCGGATCCGCCTGTCGGGAAGGGTGCCTCCGCGCTGGCGACGGACGCTCCGGATCGCACAGGGCGACCCCGTGCGGGTGGCCGGCGAGCTGCTGTACCAGGTGCTGACGGAGCGCGGGATCCGGTTCGATGGCGGCCTCGCCTTCGCGTGGGAGCGCGAGGCGGAGCTGCCGGGCGGCTGCGCCGCGGGGCGGATCGCCTCGTGCCCGGCCGCTCACCGGCTGGCCACGCTCACCTCGCCGCCGCTCATGGAGCTCCTCGATGCGGCGCTGGGTCCCAGCGACAACTGGATCATGGACCAGCTCACGCGCGCCCTCGCGCAGAGCTCGACCGGAACAGGGGGCTGGGAGCAGGCGGGCGACGCCGTCGCGGAGGAGCTGGGGCGAGCCTACAACGTGCTGGCCTACGACGTGGACGTCGTGGACGGCTCCGGCCTGTCGGCGTACAACCTCGCGACGCCCCGGGCGCTCGTGGACGTGCTCACCCAGATCCGCATCCGACCCGAGGGCGAGCGGTTCCGGAGGGCCCTGGCCGAGCCGGGTGAGGCGGGCACGACGCTGTCCGGTCGCCTGGGTAGCCTGGGCGGGCGGGTGTTCGCCAAGACCGGGAGCCTGACCCACACCAACTCGCTGTCGGGCTACCTGGTGCGGGACAACGGGCGGGAGCTGGTCTTCAGCATCCTCACCAATGCCTCCGGCCTGGACGGCAGAGCCGTTCGGGACGTCATCGACGCGCTGGTGGTCGAGCTGGCGCGCTGGTAG
- a CDS encoding oxidoreductase, whose translation MESLRRWTVGAAVAGAALLGGSGRVLAQAGAPALLEQHSGTVALLQAVSPVDERVVWVGGHQGVILRTLDGGGEWARIPTPGGDTLQFRDVHAFGPDVAVALSAGPGALSRLYRTTDGGGTWSLAFLMDDARGFLDCLDFVDDRRGYAYGDAFDGVPYLLQTADGGQTWARVPASELPAAGEGEGGFAASGTCVRAAPDGGVWVATGAGGHARLLSLAPGSRAWNAREAPVVRGEAAGLTTVSFGPEGQGIALGGDLGQMEARTANVLVTQDGGRTWAAGMPLRMTGPVYGSAWRPGTPGVVAVGPAGADWSPDAGTTWQALSDRAFWAVGFAPGGVGWMVGPEGRVVRIGG comes from the coding sequence ATGGAATCCCTACGGCGGTGGACGGTGGGAGCGGCAGTGGCGGGTGCGGCGCTCCTGGGCGGAAGCGGGAGGGTGCTGGCGCAGGCGGGCGCTCCGGCGCTCCTGGAGCAGCACTCCGGGACGGTGGCCCTGCTCCAGGCGGTCAGCCCGGTAGACGAGCGCGTCGTGTGGGTCGGCGGGCACCAGGGCGTGATCCTGCGCACCCTGGACGGCGGCGGGGAATGGGCGCGGATCCCCACGCCGGGCGGCGATACCCTCCAGTTCCGGGACGTGCACGCGTTCGGTCCGGACGTGGCCGTGGCCCTGAGCGCCGGTCCGGGGGCGCTCTCGCGGCTCTACCGCACGACGGACGGCGGTGGCACGTGGTCGCTCGCCTTCCTCATGGACGACGCGCGCGGCTTCCTCGACTGCCTGGACTTCGTCGACGATCGCCGGGGCTACGCCTACGGCGACGCCTTCGACGGGGTGCCCTACCTCCTCCAGACTGCGGACGGCGGCCAGACCTGGGCCCGGGTGCCCGCTTCGGAGCTGCCCGCTGCCGGGGAGGGCGAGGGCGGGTTCGCCGCCTCCGGCACCTGTGTCCGGGCGGCTCCCGACGGAGGCGTCTGGGTCGCGACGGGCGCCGGCGGGCACGCCCGCCTGCTGTCCCTGGCTCCCGGTTCCCGAGCCTGGAACGCCCGGGAAGCCCCCGTGGTGCGGGGGGAGGCAGCGGGGCTGACCACCGTCTCGTTCGGTCCGGAGGGGCAGGGCATCGCGCTCGGGGGCGACCTCGGCCAGATGGAGGCCCGGACCGCCAACGTCCTGGTGACCCAGGACGGGGGCCGCACCTGGGCGGCCGGCATGCCGTTGCGGATGACAGGACCGGTCTACGGGAGCGCCTGGCGGCCGGGCACGCCGGGTGTGGTGGCGGTGGGACCGGCCGGAGCGGACTGGTCTCCCGACGCCGGGACCACCTGGCAGGCGCTCTCCGATCGGGCCTTCTGGGCCGTGGGCTTCGCGCCGGGCGGTGTGGGGTGGATGGTGGGTCCCGAGGGGCGGGTCGTGCGGATCGGGGGCTGA
- a CDS encoding TolC family protein, producing MRSFAGRMCRGGVVVVLACGGGVRPLAAQEPVTVTLDEAIERALEVAPAMLDAESGRAVAGATQLTTRGAWLPALSLGGTFANSSNERFDQATGQLVSQNYSAQAQGSVQLFTGGRRFAQGRAASAGVRSADADLRAQRFATILATTQAYYDAAAAQDLLRAAEQRLGRAEQQLDFAQTRLEVGTATRSDALRAELERGNAQLAVLEANAGLRTAALQLGRRVGVEGEVRPADDALPDRAPELPATETLVARALSSSPSVVAAEADLQSRHAERLASYTGYLPTAQLAGGYDWFAFDFPPSQRSWNMRLTVSLPILNGFQREAALQRTAAAERAAAGRAQDARIAARADVEAAVLTIESAGQRVQIADRSVELAEEDLRVQEERYQIGAATILDLQTSQVTLADAENARVLARQALGTAVARLEAILGQRIGAR from the coding sequence ATGCGGAGCTTCGCTGGGCGGATGTGCAGGGGCGGCGTGGTGGTGGTCCTCGCCTGCGGAGGAGGCGTCCGGCCGCTGGCCGCGCAGGAGCCCGTCACGGTCACGCTGGACGAGGCGATCGAACGGGCGCTGGAGGTCGCGCCGGCCATGCTCGACGCCGAATCGGGTCGGGCGGTCGCCGGCGCCACCCAGCTGACGACCCGGGGCGCCTGGCTCCCCGCGCTGTCGTTGGGGGGCACGTTCGCCAACTCCAGCAACGAGCGCTTCGATCAAGCCACCGGGCAGCTCGTCTCCCAGAACTACAGCGCCCAGGCCCAGGGAAGCGTCCAGCTCTTCACCGGTGGCCGCCGCTTCGCCCAGGGTCGGGCCGCCAGCGCGGGCGTGCGGTCCGCGGACGCCGACCTGAGGGCCCAGCGCTTCGCCACCATCCTGGCCACCACCCAGGCCTACTACGACGCCGCCGCCGCGCAGGATCTGCTGCGCGCCGCCGAGCAGCGCCTCGGTCGGGCCGAACAGCAGCTGGACTTCGCCCAGACGCGCCTGGAGGTGGGTACCGCCACGCGGTCGGATGCCCTGCGCGCCGAGCTGGAGCGGGGCAACGCCCAGCTGGCCGTGCTGGAGGCCAACGCGGGCCTGCGCACCGCCGCCCTTCAGCTCGGGCGCCGTGTGGGGGTGGAGGGCGAGGTGCGCCCCGCCGACGACGCGCTCCCGGACCGGGCCCCCGAGCTGCCCGCCACCGAGACCCTCGTGGCCCGGGCGCTCTCCTCGTCCCCCTCCGTGGTGGCTGCCGAAGCGGACCTGCAGAGCCGGCACGCCGAACGCCTGGCCAGCTACACCGGCTATCTGCCCACGGCGCAGCTCGCCGGCGGCTACGACTGGTTCGCCTTCGATTTCCCACCGAGCCAGCGCAGCTGGAACATGCGTCTGACCGTGTCGCTGCCGATCCTGAACGGGTTCCAGCGGGAAGCGGCGCTGCAGCGCACCGCCGCCGCCGAGCGGGCGGCAGCGGGGCGGGCGCAGGACGCGCGCATCGCCGCACGCGCGGACGTGGAGGCCGCGGTGCTCACCATCGAATCGGCCGGGCAACGTGTGCAGATCGCCGACCGATCGGTGGAGCTGGCGGAGGAGGACCTCCGCGTGCAGGAGGAACGGTATCAGATCGGGGCGGCCACCATCCTCGACCTGCAGACCTCGCAGGTGACCCTGGCCGACGCGGAGAACGCGCGGGTCCTGGCGCGGCAGGCGCTGGGCACTGCGGTGGCTCGGCTGGAAGCCATTCTCGGACAACGGATCGGAGCTCGCTGA
- a CDS encoding efflux RND transporter periplasmic adaptor subunit — MRRRAGIGLLGVALALAACGGGDGESAQAAPPQGGGGRPGGGPRGPGGPTPVEVVPVERGSIAQSVTVSGVVEPIRTVGVNSLLSGAVLSIHAEEGAVVAEGAVLARMDDRELQAQLAAAEASFQVAEAAWQRSERLRERQVITLPEYERDRTAYAAATAQLEQVRTRIGYATVQAPIRGVVTEKRVEAGDIVAPQTRLFTLADLSTIVVRVGVSELDVVELGVGDPVSVGLDAFAGRELSGRIRRIFPSADPTTRLVPVEVAFEGEAARLARPGFLARTTFALAGHDGVLLVPASAIVGGTGSSSVFVIEDGRAVRRTVTTGLTSLGRVEVVDGLTGAEQVVTAGNNQLRDGAQVRVMPAGGEEGPMPGDTSARSGS, encoded by the coding sequence ATGCGTCGACGTGCAGGGATCGGCCTTCTGGGTGTCGCTCTGGCCCTGGCGGCCTGTGGCGGTGGAGACGGCGAGAGCGCCCAGGCGGCGCCTCCCCAGGGCGGCGGTGGCCGACCGGGCGGAGGACCTCGCGGGCCGGGGGGCCCCACGCCGGTGGAGGTCGTCCCCGTCGAGCGCGGTTCCATCGCGCAGTCCGTGACCGTTTCCGGCGTGGTGGAGCCGATCCGCACGGTGGGCGTGAACAGCCTGCTGAGCGGGGCGGTCCTGTCCATCCACGCCGAGGAAGGGGCTGTCGTGGCGGAGGGCGCGGTGCTCGCCCGCATGGACGACCGTGAGCTGCAGGCCCAGCTGGCCGCGGCCGAAGCGTCCTTCCAGGTCGCGGAGGCGGCCTGGCAGCGCTCGGAGCGGCTGCGGGAGCGGCAGGTCATCACGCTCCCCGAGTACGAGCGGGACCGCACGGCCTACGCAGCCGCGACCGCGCAGCTCGAGCAGGTGCGCACCCGTATCGGCTACGCCACGGTCCAGGCGCCCATCCGCGGCGTGGTGACCGAGAAGCGCGTCGAGGCGGGGGACATCGTCGCGCCGCAGACGCGGCTGTTCACACTGGCCGACCTGTCCACGATCGTGGTGCGCGTCGGCGTGTCCGAGCTGGACGTGGTGGAGCTCGGGGTCGGGGACCCGGTCTCCGTCGGGCTCGACGCGTTCGCCGGCCGCGAGCTCTCCGGTCGCATCCGCCGCATCTTCCCGAGCGCCGATCCCACCACGCGGCTCGTGCCGGTGGAGGTGGCGTTCGAGGGCGAGGCGGCCCGCCTGGCTCGTCCGGGCTTCCTGGCCCGCACCACGTTCGCGCTGGCCGGCCACGACGGTGTGCTGCTCGTTCCGGCTTCGGCCATCGTGGGCGGGACGGGATCCTCCTCGGTGTTCGTGATCGAGGACGGTCGGGCGGTCCGGCGTACGGTCACGACCGGTCTGACGTCCCTGGGCCGGGTGGAGGTGGTGGACGGATTGACCGGCGCGGAGCAGGTCGTGACGGCCGGCAACAACCAGCTGCGGGACGGCGCGCAGGTGCGGGTGATGCCCGCGGGCGGCGAGGAAGGACCGATGCCCGGAGACACGAGCGCCAGGAGCGGATCATGA